In Limibacter armeniacum, a single window of DNA contains:
- a CDS encoding glycoside hydrolase family 113 has translation MSCNLQFLWSMKSHFWVVIFSLLVGCTTVSGTTDQEKINGVNLVAMKQQIGKKQVEPISKLGANWVAIIPYGFTDPELCNVTYDHPRQWYGETSKGVREYVELSTQEKMEVMLKPHLWVKGQGWAGDLEFESEVEWRKWEDGYRKYILHFAAMADSLNIPLFCIGTECRKAVTKREGFWRSLIKEVRGVYNGQVTYAANWDNYDKVRFWDDLDLIGIDGYFPVCTDKTPEVNLLEKGWESVMLNLEELAEQFQKQVIFTEFGYQSIDYAADGHWKHNGDTLQVNQQGQANAYQAIFNCFWKEDWFAGGFLWKWFPTHETLGERQDKRYTPQGKLAEEVIRSFYNKRMD, from the coding sequence ATGAGTTGTAACTTACAGTTTTTGTGGAGCATGAAAAGCCATTTTTGGGTTGTTATATTTTCGTTATTGGTAGGTTGTACTACAGTTTCAGGAACCACTGATCAAGAGAAAATTAATGGAGTCAACCTTGTAGCCATGAAGCAACAAATAGGGAAGAAGCAGGTTGAGCCTATCAGTAAGTTGGGCGCAAATTGGGTGGCAATTATACCGTATGGATTCACTGACCCAGAACTGTGTAATGTAACATATGACCACCCAAGGCAATGGTATGGAGAGACTAGCAAAGGGGTACGTGAATATGTGGAGTTGTCAACTCAGGAAAAAATGGAAGTGATGCTAAAACCTCACCTTTGGGTAAAAGGACAAGGTTGGGCAGGCGATTTGGAGTTTGAGTCTGAAGTGGAATGGCGTAAATGGGAAGACGGCTACCGTAAGTATATACTTCATTTTGCTGCAATGGCAGATTCGTTAAATATCCCGTTGTTTTGTATAGGAACCGAGTGCCGGAAGGCAGTAACAAAGCGAGAAGGTTTTTGGAGAAGTCTGATTAAGGAAGTGAGAGGTGTGTATAATGGTCAAGTAACATATGCAGCCAATTGGGATAACTATGATAAGGTCCGATTTTGGGACGACTTAGATTTGATAGGGATTGATGGCTATTTTCCTGTATGTACTGATAAAACACCTGAAGTAAATCTGCTTGAAAAGGGATGGGAATCCGTTATGCTAAATCTGGAAGAATTGGCTGAGCAATTTCAAAAGCAGGTCATTTTTACAGAGTTTGGATATCAGAGTATAGACTATGCCGCAGATGGTCATTGGAAACACAATGGAGACACTTTACAGGTTAATCAGCAAGGTCAAGCGAATGCATATCAGGCTATATTCAACTGTTTCTGGAAGGAAGATTGGTTTGCTGGAGGTTTTCTTTGGAAATGGTTTCCAACTCACGAAACGTTAGGGGAAAGGCAGGATAAGCGTTATACTCCTCAAGGGAAATTGGCAGAAGAGGTAATCAGGAGTTTTTATAACAAAAGAATGGATTAA
- a CDS encoding RidA family protein — protein MKKIITSDKAPAPIGPYNQAILAGNTLYVSGQIPFDAASGNLINGSIEEETHQVMKNLRFILEEAGMDFSSVVKCSIFIKNMDDFGKINEAYGSYFGDDAPARETVEVARLPKDVNVEISCIAVN, from the coding sequence ATGAAAAAAATTATCACAAGTGACAAGGCTCCTGCTCCTATCGGGCCTTATAACCAAGCTATATTGGCAGGAAACACCTTATATGTTTCTGGACAGATTCCTTTTGATGCTGCTTCAGGCAACCTGATTAACGGTAGTATCGAAGAAGAAACGCATCAGGTAATGAAAAACCTTCGCTTTATTCTTGAAGAAGCAGGAATGGATTTCAGCAGCGTGGTAAAGTGCAGCATCTTTATCAAAAACATGGATGACTTCGGCAAGATCAATGAAGCTTATGGCAGTTATTTTGGTGATGACGCTCCTGCAAGAGAAACTGTAGAGGTCGCTAGACTTCCTAAAGACGTGAATGTTGAGATTTCATGTATCGCAGTCAACTAA
- a CDS encoding ATP-dependent helicase, with protein MDYLESLNEPQREAVVYNDGPMMIIAGAGSGKTRVLTYKIAYLMEQGVEPFNILSLTFTNKAAREMRERIEEVVGSDAKNLWMGTFHSIFARILRFEADKMGYQSNFTIYDTEDSKSVIKGIVKDMNLDDKLYKPNSVLSRISSAKNNLISWRMYENNNELRIEDEASGRHKISEIYKEYAIRCFKANAMDFDDLLFNTNVLFHKFPDVLNKYQDKFRYVMIDEFQDTNISQYVITKKLAARFQNICVVGDDAQSIYAFRGANIQNILNFEKDYPDLKVVKLEQNYRSSQNIVEAANSIIRFNQHQLPKNVWTQNDAGALIEIFKTATDNEEAKIVASSIFEEKMTHGLRNSDIAILYRTNSQSRAIEEALRRTNIKYKIVGGLSFYSRKEIKDMVAYLRFVMNPADEEAFKRIINYPKRGIGLTTVNKLRVIANENNLKIWDVVSNIRRFISGRAATSIEQFADMIKAFQFTVEQKDAFEAASLIAKNSGMLRELYDDKTVEGKVRYENLQELLNAIKAFSEDPEKEDKSLDSFLQEVSLITSTDQDADEDTITLMTIHMSKGLEFDHVYIVGMEENLFPSQMMLESRADLEEERRLFYVAMTRAKKKLFLSFALQRYRFGKLIMCEPSRFLGEIDRTFINARGVVSSSFSNEPPRVPSGFTKVGSNNNQPTNLNQRRTSGFNKKTTQVPDNFVACDPNDLKEGMRVMHVKFGEGIITKMEIDGADKRAKVRFDREGEKTLILAFAKLMILN; from the coding sequence ATGGATTATCTGGAAAGCTTAAATGAACCGCAAAGAGAAGCTGTTGTTTACAACGATGGCCCAATGATGATTATAGCTGGTGCAGGCTCTGGCAAAACGAGGGTACTGACTTACAAGATCGCCTATCTGATGGAACAGGGTGTCGAGCCTTTCAATATATTGTCATTGACTTTTACCAATAAGGCTGCCCGTGAAATGCGTGAGCGGATCGAAGAGGTAGTAGGCAGTGATGCCAAAAACCTTTGGATGGGCACATTTCACTCCATCTTTGCCAGAATTCTTCGCTTTGAAGCTGACAAAATGGGGTATCAGAGCAATTTCACCATCTATGATACCGAAGATTCTAAATCTGTGATCAAAGGCATTGTCAAAGACATGAACCTTGATGACAAACTATACAAACCCAATTCTGTCCTATCCCGCATCTCAAGTGCCAAGAACAACCTGATATCTTGGCGCATGTATGAGAACAACAATGAGCTTCGCATTGAAGATGAGGCTTCCGGCAGACACAAGATCTCGGAAATATACAAAGAGTATGCGATCAGATGCTTCAAGGCAAATGCCATGGACTTTGATGACCTGCTTTTCAATACCAACGTACTGTTCCACAAGTTTCCGGATGTACTGAACAAGTATCAGGACAAGTTCCGCTATGTAATGATTGATGAGTTTCAGGATACGAACATCTCCCAATATGTCATTACCAAAAAGCTGGCTGCCCGTTTCCAGAACATCTGTGTCGTAGGTGACGACGCTCAGTCAATCTATGCTTTCCGTGGTGCTAACATTCAGAATATCCTGAACTTTGAGAAAGACTATCCGGACCTGAAGGTGGTCAAGCTGGAACAAAACTACCGTTCATCACAGAACATTGTAGAGGCGGCTAACTCCATTATCCGCTTCAACCAGCACCAGCTTCCTAAAAACGTCTGGACCCAGAATGATGCAGGTGCTCTGATTGAAATCTTCAAGACAGCGACAGACAATGAAGAGGCGAAAATTGTAGCCAGTTCCATTTTTGAAGAGAAAATGACACATGGCCTTAGGAACAGTGATATCGCCATCCTCTACCGTACCAACTCCCAGTCACGTGCGATAGAGGAAGCCCTTCGCCGTACCAATATCAAATACAAGATTGTTGGTGGTTTGTCTTTCTACTCAAGAAAGGAAATCAAGGACATGGTAGCGTACCTGCGCTTTGTCATGAACCCTGCTGACGAGGAAGCCTTCAAAAGGATTATCAATTACCCTAAAAGAGGTATTGGTCTAACTACCGTTAACAAACTGAGAGTTATTGCAAATGAGAACAACCTGAAAATATGGGATGTTGTCTCAAATATCAGACGCTTTATCAGTGGTCGTGCCGCTACATCTATAGAGCAGTTTGCTGATATGATCAAAGCCTTCCAGTTTACTGTGGAGCAGAAGGACGCTTTTGAAGCTGCCAGCCTCATTGCCAAAAACTCTGGTATGCTTCGAGAGCTGTATGACGACAAGACTGTTGAAGGAAAAGTACGTTATGAAAACCTTCAAGAACTACTGAACGCTATCAAGGCATTTTCAGAAGATCCTGAAAAAGAAGATAAAAGTCTGGACTCATTCCTTCAGGAAGTATCATTGATCACCTCTACGGATCAGGATGCCGACGAAGACACCATTACTCTGATGACCATTCACATGTCAAAAGGACTTGAGTTTGATCATGTGTATATTGTTGGTATGGAAGAAAATCTCTTCCCTTCACAAATGATGCTGGAAAGCAGGGCTGACCTTGAAGAGGAACGCCGTCTGTTCTATGTAGCCATGACACGGGCCAAAAAGAAACTCTTCCTGTCATTTGCACTACAACGTTACCGTTTTGGCAAATTGATCATGTGTGAACCTAGCCGTTTCCTTGGTGAGATTGACCGTACATTTATCAATGCCAGAGGTGTTGTTTCAAGCAGCTTTAGCAATGAACCACCTCGTGTACCAAGTGGCTTTACCAAAGTAGGAAGCAACAACAATCAACCTACAAACCTTAACCAAAGAAGAACCTCAGGTTTTAACAAGAAGACGACTCAGGTGCCTGATAACTTTGTTGCTTGTGATCCAAATGACTTGAAGGAAGGAATGCGTGTAATGCACGTCAAGTTTGGAGAAGGTATCATTACTAAAATGGAAATTGATGGCGCAGACAAACGTGCCAAGGTAAGGTTTGACCGTGAAGGTGAGAAGACACTTATTTTGGCTTTTGCCAAACTGATGATTCTAAACTGA
- a CDS encoding YqgE/AlgH family protein: MDFDLNFSQNVAVKKGDLLVAEPFLKDPNFERSVILICEHTDEEGSFGLILNKQSLVSVEQVTDQLQLNSPLYVGGPVEQNTLYYIHKFKDLDGALPLKNGLYWGGSYDHLKELSTTGQVSTENCRFFMGYSGWGSFQLKGELERNSWIVTHANLSGLFDIDPDKLWKKVLTAMGGKYKVIANYPMEPRMN; the protein is encoded by the coding sequence ATGGATTTCGATCTGAATTTTAGTCAAAATGTAGCGGTGAAAAAGGGAGACCTTTTGGTAGCCGAGCCTTTCTTGAAAGACCCGAATTTTGAGCGTTCTGTAATCCTGATCTGTGAACATACTGATGAGGAAGGGTCCTTTGGTTTGATTCTGAATAAACAGTCGCTTGTCAGTGTGGAGCAGGTGACCGATCAGCTCCAGCTCAATTCACCACTCTATGTAGGGGGCCCTGTAGAGCAGAATACTTTGTATTACATCCATAAGTTTAAGGATTTGGATGGGGCTTTGCCGCTGAAAAATGGACTTTACTGGGGAGGTAGTTATGATCACCTCAAGGAGTTGAGTACTACGGGGCAAGTTAGTACCGAAAATTGCCGCTTTTTTATGGGTTATAGTGGTTGGGGTAGCTTTCAGCTGAAAGGGGAGTTGGAAAGAAACTCTTGGATCGTCACACATGCCAACCTTTCAGGTCTTTTTGATATTGATCCTGATAAGTTATGGAAAAAGGTACTTACAGCGATGGGCGGCAAGTACAAGGTCATTGCCAATTATCCTATGGAGCCACGAATGAACTGA
- a CDS encoding DUF349 domain-containing protein: MSTHSEEDRKDKAQNVEAGNNSSETKGAVNQENRDSDNKILDMETEKQKVEESVAADKAAEQANVEASASAENADSHEHEDDLEEDRDYSGLSKKELIKESEKLLHHADVVKAEKHARQLKEAMDHIRDEEREVAKAEYVEAQGNDEGFEYHDTDLDVFYTNYKAIRERKKKHFEEMQQMRESNLKKKQAIIDKIKSLIEETDQKGIMAKMKDLQKQWKEIGAVPQMEADELYKTYSALLDMFYDQMSIEFELKELDRKKNYEAKEALCDRAEKLIELENINDAVAQLNLLHDEFRSYGPVPREQQEEIWKRFKEASDKIYDKKREFAEVFKQQLNENMKQKQELCLKVEPFAEFNSDRIKEWNAKTKELLAVQEEWEKVGPLPREVAKEINKQFWGNFKQFFHNKGKFFEELEAQRAENLQKKEALVLRAEELKESADWNATANKLKGLQQEWKGIGPVPEKQRDEVYAKFKAACDYFFERKRNKRKEEDKVFIENLKKKEEICLEIETMAKEGQPFSMEVLEQHIDNFFAIGFVPRRDKDSILEKFLKVAEGYIDSAKVSEEEMEDLKLKFQASVIRHVPNGAKKFRHQESGLRHKITNLENDIALWQNNLAFFAHSKTANQMKEEYQKKIEDAKAEIGKLKDKLKMIQNISDAE; this comes from the coding sequence ATGAGTACACATTCGGAAGAAGATCGTAAAGACAAAGCTCAAAATGTGGAGGCCGGAAACAATTCTAGTGAAACAAAGGGAGCTGTGAATCAAGAAAACAGGGATTCAGATAATAAAATCTTGGACATGGAAACTGAAAAGCAAAAGGTAGAAGAATCGGTGGCTGCTGATAAAGCAGCTGAGCAAGCAAATGTGGAAGCATCGGCATCTGCTGAAAATGCAGATTCTCACGAGCATGAGGATGACCTTGAAGAGGACCGTGATTACTCAGGTTTATCCAAAAAAGAATTGATTAAGGAGAGTGAAAAACTACTCCACCACGCTGATGTTGTCAAAGCTGAAAAGCATGCACGTCAGCTGAAAGAGGCGATGGACCATATCCGTGATGAAGAGCGTGAGGTGGCAAAAGCTGAATATGTAGAAGCACAAGGTAATGATGAGGGGTTTGAGTACCATGACACAGACCTTGATGTTTTTTACACCAACTACAAGGCAATCCGTGAGCGCAAGAAGAAGCATTTCGAAGAGATGCAACAGATGCGTGAGTCTAACCTGAAGAAAAAGCAGGCAATTATTGACAAGATCAAGTCACTGATTGAAGAGACTGACCAGAAAGGGATTATGGCTAAGATGAAAGACCTGCAAAAGCAGTGGAAAGAAATCGGTGCTGTCCCTCAAATGGAGGCGGATGAGCTATATAAAACTTACAGTGCATTACTCGATATGTTCTATGACCAAATGAGCATTGAGTTTGAGCTGAAAGAGTTAGACAGAAAGAAAAACTATGAGGCAAAAGAAGCCCTTTGCGATAGAGCAGAGAAGCTGATTGAGCTTGAAAATATCAACGATGCCGTTGCACAGCTGAACTTGCTGCACGACGAATTCAGGTCTTACGGTCCTGTCCCTAGAGAGCAGCAGGAAGAGATCTGGAAACGTTTCAAGGAAGCTTCAGACAAGATTTACGATAAGAAGCGTGAGTTTGCTGAAGTATTCAAGCAGCAGCTTAACGAGAATATGAAGCAGAAGCAGGAGCTTTGCTTGAAAGTGGAGCCATTTGCTGAATTCAATTCTGATCGTATCAAGGAATGGAATGCTAAAACAAAAGAACTGTTAGCAGTTCAGGAGGAGTGGGAGAAAGTAGGACCACTTCCAAGAGAAGTTGCCAAAGAAATCAACAAGCAGTTCTGGGGTAACTTTAAGCAATTCTTCCACAACAAGGGTAAATTCTTTGAAGAACTGGAAGCACAGCGTGCAGAAAACCTTCAAAAGAAAGAAGCTCTTGTACTGAGAGCGGAAGAGCTGAAAGAAAGTGCAGACTGGAATGCAACAGCCAACAAGCTGAAAGGCTTACAGCAGGAATGGAAAGGCATTGGTCCGGTTCCTGAAAAGCAAAGGGATGAGGTATATGCTAAGTTCAAGGCAGCATGTGATTACTTCTTCGAAAGAAAGCGTAACAAGCGTAAGGAGGAAGACAAGGTCTTTATCGAAAACCTGAAGAAGAAAGAGGAAATCTGTCTGGAAATTGAAACAATGGCAAAAGAAGGACAGCCTTTCAGCATGGAAGTGCTTGAACAGCATATCGATAATTTCTTTGCAATTGGTTTTGTTCCAAGAAGAGACAAGGATTCTATTCTGGAGAAATTCCTGAAAGTTGCAGAAGGCTATATCGATAGTGCTAAAGTAAGCGAAGAGGAAATGGAAGACCTGAAACTGAAATTCCAGGCAAGCGTGATCAGACACGTACCAAATGGTGCCAAGAAATTCAGACATCAGGAATCAGGTTTGCGTCACAAGATCACAAACCTTGAGAATGATATCGCACTTTGGCAAAACAACTTGGCATTCTTTGCTCATTCAAAGACAGCCAACCAAATGAAAGAAGAATACCAGAAGAAAATTGAGGATGCAAAAGCTGAAATCGGTAAGCTGAAAGACAAGCTGAAGATGATTCAGAATATCTCAGATGCTGAATAA
- a CDS encoding enoyl-CoA hydratase-related protein, with amino-acid sequence MNNHNPTTEKSSLIYLERKGDIAFLCFDKPDSEVNIIDISLAADFHRLLDEVETDPTLIGAVLISKKKGFMGGADIKQFIDLPNEEVRKAAAEGHQLIKRLSLFPKPIVSAIHGACMGGGTEISLGCTAIVVSEDPSTMMALPEVKLGLLPGMGGTIRLWKRVGTQQALDITLSGKNVYAKKAYQLGLADKLCNPAQLTETAIQMVGDLASGTFNKVDKRNGLSKFLDSNPLTRKLVFNLARKTIQRKAKGLYPALPLIIDSIEFNTSHNLDQCIENEINLFCQLLQTPEAQELIQLFFTITDLKKNPYNDKALAPKSIGLRLNEDNATKLSFSLLKKDCNVCILSADEHEVDDIQKGLGKLIENEKRKGILTQEKANSMFEKLTHTIDKEVPQNLDFLIIDEQSMASVSVPENTIVACFNPSKPLSELNQQLPDLVGFQYGSPVDKSPLLEIILTETNTNKAKGTAWIVGSLQGKNCIFTQNEAFVPKLLKSYFVAALQLLQAGNSIAYIDKQAKVKGFSLAPFEWMDELGIEAVNSLLQGDFQASLSSMADKRFMGKSTLKGFYLYKKDKKIRKLKSNPDVLQLFDQTNDSQVADIGEYLHQQMLAEVQECQDNNLLFSEKEGNLGAIFGAGYPPFLGGPFSYLSKRTIN; translated from the coding sequence ATGAATAACCACAATCCTACGACTGAAAAATCTTCACTGATCTACCTTGAAAGAAAAGGAGACATTGCTTTCCTATGCTTTGACAAACCCGACTCAGAGGTCAATATTATTGACATATCCCTTGCTGCTGACTTCCATCGTCTATTGGACGAAGTGGAGACAGACCCTACTTTGATAGGTGCCGTGCTCATCAGTAAAAAGAAAGGTTTTATGGGAGGAGCTGATATCAAGCAATTTATCGATCTACCCAATGAAGAAGTCAGAAAAGCCGCAGCGGAAGGACATCAACTGATCAAGAGACTCAGCTTATTTCCCAAACCCATTGTATCTGCCATTCATGGCGCATGTATGGGAGGTGGCACGGAAATCTCATTAGGCTGTACTGCCATTGTGGTTTCTGAGGATCCTTCTACAATGATGGCACTTCCTGAGGTTAAACTGGGACTACTTCCAGGTATGGGAGGAACTATCAGACTTTGGAAAAGAGTGGGTACTCAACAAGCACTGGATATCACGCTCAGTGGTAAAAACGTCTATGCTAAAAAAGCCTACCAACTGGGACTTGCTGACAAACTATGCAATCCAGCACAATTGACTGAAACTGCGATCCAAATGGTTGGAGACCTAGCTTCTGGTACTTTTAATAAAGTGGACAAAAGAAATGGCTTAAGCAAGTTTTTGGATTCTAACCCACTGACAAGAAAACTAGTATTTAACCTTGCTCGCAAAACCATTCAGCGAAAGGCCAAGGGATTGTACCCTGCCTTACCACTTATCATTGACAGTATTGAATTCAACACCTCACACAACTTGGATCAATGTATTGAAAATGAAATAAACCTGTTCTGTCAATTGCTTCAAACACCAGAAGCCCAAGAGCTGATCCAACTCTTTTTCACAATTACAGACTTAAAGAAAAATCCGTATAACGATAAAGCTTTAGCGCCAAAAAGTATTGGGTTAAGGCTCAATGAAGACAATGCTACCAAACTGTCTTTTTCCTTGCTAAAAAAAGATTGTAATGTATGCATCCTCAGTGCTGATGAGCATGAGGTTGATGATATTCAAAAGGGTTTGGGAAAGCTTATTGAAAACGAAAAAAGGAAAGGAATTCTGACTCAGGAGAAAGCCAACTCCATGTTTGAAAAACTCACGCATACCATCGACAAAGAAGTTCCTCAAAACCTAGACTTCCTGATTATTGATGAGCAGTCTATGGCATCCGTCTCCGTACCTGAAAACACAATCGTTGCCTGTTTCAACCCTAGTAAACCGCTTTCTGAACTGAACCAACAACTCCCTGATTTGGTAGGTTTTCAGTATGGATCTCCAGTTGACAAATCACCGCTTCTGGAAATTATTTTAACAGAAACGAATACCAACAAGGCGAAAGGCACAGCTTGGATAGTTGGTTCATTGCAAGGCAAAAACTGCATTTTCACTCAAAATGAAGCTTTCGTTCCAAAACTGCTCAAGAGTTACTTTGTAGCTGCACTCCAATTGCTTCAAGCTGGAAACTCCATAGCGTACATTGATAAGCAAGCTAAAGTTAAGGGGTTTTCACTCGCCCCATTTGAATGGATGGATGAGCTTGGCATTGAAGCTGTAAACTCACTTCTGCAAGGTGATTTTCAAGCATCTTTAAGTTCGATGGCTGACAAAAGATTTATGGGTAAAAGTACCTTAAAAGGCTTTTACCTTTATAAAAAGGATAAGAAAATCAGAAAACTCAAAAGTAACCCTGATGTCCTACAGCTTTTTGACCAAACCAATGACTCACAAGTTGCTGATATTGGAGAGTACCTCCATCAGCAAATGCTTGCTGAAGTGCAAGAATGCCAAGACAATAACCTTCTATTCTCAGAAAAAGAAGGAAATCTTGGAGCTATTTTCGGCGCAGGTTATCCGCCATTTTTAGGAGGCCCTTTCAGCTACCTCTCCAAAAGAACAATCAATTAA
- a CDS encoding DUF5723 family protein, which translates to MPNKSSLLIIAALLAIFNLPLQAQFEPDISSRYIGIRGMRYQPANTADTPFKLDINVAGANISALSNNYLPSFDIANKLQAGGLENIDDVFTVDNSRAFITGNIQLPSVLYAINDRSAVSLTWEIRAFGIYNVSELELFDLISGRASDLAQQVLDGEFVTGYLNMWMEIGAGYARSFDISENHRVKFGGKFKILSGTGSAFFDIDNIGLESDINSELQNINAEIDFGFDNTINDLFEGESVDLFKSIGYGLDFGAVYEYRPQNQKYGDDYQFRVGFTVNDIGSIKYKDSRQLQSISVSADSAATENFAGIHTLEEAADALEKTFDITSETNTDYRIRLPLSLILQFDYNFGNNFYLHVSPALTIPDFDLLSKRLDNIFALNVIPRYEKLRWGTYLPLTYNNVAEKLNVGIGGRWRFISVGSYSLISKLFDSENSLTNLFVNFRIPIYKDEFKR; encoded by the coding sequence ATGCCTAACAAATCTTCACTGCTCATCATTGCTGCACTGTTAGCAATTTTCAATTTACCGCTGCAAGCTCAGTTTGAACCAGATATTTCCAGCAGGTATATCGGCATTAGAGGTATGAGGTATCAGCCAGCCAATACTGCGGATACACCTTTCAAACTAGACATCAATGTTGCAGGTGCTAACATCTCAGCACTCTCAAATAATTACTTGCCTAGTTTTGACATTGCCAATAAACTTCAGGCAGGTGGACTTGAAAACATTGATGATGTCTTTACGGTAGATAACAGCAGGGCTTTCATTACAGGTAACATACAACTCCCATCAGTCCTTTATGCCATAAACGACCGCTCGGCTGTATCCCTCACATGGGAAATAAGGGCTTTTGGCATTTACAATGTATCTGAGCTAGAGCTATTTGATCTTATATCCGGACGAGCATCAGATCTTGCCCAACAAGTACTTGATGGAGAGTTTGTAACAGGTTACCTGAATATGTGGATGGAAATTGGTGCAGGTTACGCAAGGTCATTTGATATTTCAGAAAATCACAGGGTCAAGTTTGGAGGTAAATTCAAGATACTTTCAGGTACAGGTTCAGCCTTTTTTGATATTGATAACATCGGCTTAGAGTCTGATATCAATTCAGAACTGCAAAATATCAATGCTGAAATTGATTTCGGGTTTGACAATACCATCAATGATTTATTTGAGGGCGAGTCTGTCGACTTATTCAAAAGTATAGGGTATGGTCTTGACTTTGGCGCTGTATATGAATACCGTCCGCAGAATCAGAAATATGGCGATGACTACCAGTTCAGGGTTGGGTTTACAGTCAATGATATAGGGAGTATCAAATATAAAGACAGCAGGCAGCTTCAATCTATATCCGTATCAGCTGACTCGGCAGCTACAGAAAATTTTGCAGGAATCCACACACTGGAGGAAGCTGCTGATGCATTGGAAAAAACTTTTGATATCACATCAGAAACCAATACTGATTACAGGATCAGACTGCCACTCAGCCTGATCCTGCAATTTGATTATAATTTTGGGAATAACTTCTATCTCCATGTTAGCCCTGCCTTGACTATTCCTGATTTCGATCTGCTATCAAAAAGGCTTGACAATATCTTTGCGCTCAATGTAATTCCCAGATACGAAAAGTTACGCTGGGGCACCTACTTACCGCTCACTTACAACAATGTTGCAGAGAAACTGAATGTAGGTATTGGAGGTAGATGGCGATTTATATCTGTAGGGTCTTATTCTCTTATCTCGAAACTGTTTGACTCTGAAAATAGTCTAACCAATCTCTTTGTCAATTTCAGAATTCCAATTTACAAGGATGAGTTTAAGAGATAA
- a CDS encoding MBL fold metallo-hydrolase translates to MKRHLFLAPLLLLICATLFFMELPFYSKAQDKAPKARIEWIKSLSGSLSSYIIYDGQSAILLDCFRNEKDAKRIVRRLNDRQRKPKEILITHGHPGQLLGLPTILQSFPEANTVTATSSIKKDIKEMMEALKRPAADVILPDMVSEKDSIPDFSFLAAIKVLNDTLLSLPNGTQLLLKSDYASAEAPHVTTVYIHDLNALFVSDLCYNKVHLWLGYGVDKQCIINWIQELQTLKKKYNSSQPKVFSGHGPPADMKLIDENIVYLQEFLRVIASSKTAKEAEQEMRKLYPNYEQADYNLVNSIANHFGK, encoded by the coding sequence ATGAAACGCCACTTATTTTTGGCACCTCTCCTTCTCTTAATATGTGCCACACTGTTTTTTATGGAATTGCCTTTTTATTCAAAAGCGCAAGACAAAGCTCCCAAAGCCCGTATAGAATGGATCAAAAGCTTGTCTGGAAGTTTAAGCTCCTATATCATCTATGACGGTCAGTCAGCTATCCTACTCGATTGTTTCCGCAATGAAAAGGATGCAAAAAGAATTGTCCGGAGACTTAACGACAGGCAGAGAAAACCCAAGGAAATCCTAATTACACACGGACACCCTGGTCAACTCCTAGGCTTGCCAACGATTCTGCAAAGCTTTCCTGAAGCAAACACGGTTACAGCAACCTCTTCTATCAAGAAAGATATCAAGGAAATGATGGAAGCATTGAAGCGTCCAGCTGCAGATGTAATATTACCAGATATGGTATCTGAAAAAGACTCCATACCTGACTTTAGCTTCCTAGCGGCAATAAAGGTACTGAATGACACCTTACTCTCCCTTCCTAATGGAACTCAACTCCTTTTAAAGAGTGACTATGCATCTGCTGAAGCCCCTCATGTCACTACAGTCTACATTCATGATCTCAACGCACTATTTGTCAGCGACCTTTGCTACAACAAAGTACATCTGTGGTTAGGCTATGGTGTCGATAAACAATGCATTATCAATTGGATTCAGGAATTACAGACATTGAAGAAAAAATACAACAGCAGTCAACCTAAGGTATTTTCAGGCCATGGACCTCCCGCTGATATGAAGCTAATTGATGAGAATATCGTGTACCTTCAAGAGTTTCTAAGGGTTATCGCTTCATCTAAAACAGCCAAGGAAGCAGAACAAGAGATGAGGAAACTTTATCCCAATTATGAACAGGCTGATTACAACTTAGTGAACAGCATTGCCAACCATTTCGGCAAATAG